A single genomic interval of Anaerolineae bacterium harbors:
- the lon gene encoding endopeptidase La: MWRMQNVDWDWIDDTIFAEEFRPRRERQGKAEAQPAADEDSEYMEEPELIEAPLIPVRDTVIYPHMVAPLFIGRERSLRALEAAIAGDGIVIVATQRDPDEEEPSPEGLYDIGTEVIIGRTLRMPDGTTNVLGQGQRRVHIVEVIHTTPYIRVRAAPIEEPEVSGVATEALMRAVLALFEKIVQLSPSLPEDAYVAAMNVDDPGWLADLIASMMEFDVETRQAILEEINPAERLQRLSILLAKELDVLELENEIQSQVQQEMDRSQREYFLREQMRIIQNELGELDSQQQEIEELRAKLEEKQLPEEVRSRAEKELERLAAMPAAAPEVGIIRTYLDWILELPWTEETPDNMDLENAERILESEHYGLTRAKERILEHIAVRKLAGSKMRSPILCFVGPPGTGKTSMGRSIAKALGRNFVRVSVGGIRDEAEIRGHRRTYIGALPGRIIQTMRRAKSINPLFMLDEIDKLGTDFRGDPAAALLEVLDPEQNYAFSDHYLEVPYDLSKVFFITTANTLYTIPPALQDRMEVIEFPGYVEEEKLEIARHFLIPRQIELHGLNGHPVQFSDSTLRSIIREYTYEAGVRNLEREIAQICRKLARRVAQGEPAPHRITVKSLPQFLGPPEFTSSRIEEEDQVGLATGIAWTEAGGDIMPIEVLIMEGKGNLLLTGQLGSASSWRKSPTASTARAGVISWC; encoded by the coding sequence ATGTGGAGAATGCAAAACGTGGATTGGGATTGGATTGACGATACCATCTTTGCGGAAGAGTTCCGGCCCCGCAGGGAGCGCCAGGGCAAGGCGGAGGCCCAGCCGGCGGCCGACGAGGATTCCGAATACATGGAGGAGCCCGAGCTGATCGAGGCCCCGCTCATCCCTGTGCGGGACACGGTCATCTATCCTCATATGGTGGCGCCCCTCTTTATCGGGCGCGAGCGGTCACTGCGTGCGCTGGAAGCGGCGATAGCCGGCGACGGCATCGTCATTGTCGCCACCCAGCGCGACCCCGATGAGGAAGAGCCATCCCCCGAGGGCTTGTACGACATCGGCACCGAGGTCATCATCGGGCGCACCCTGCGCATGCCCGACGGCACCACGAATGTGCTGGGTCAGGGCCAGCGGCGCGTGCACATCGTGGAGGTCATCCACACCACGCCATACATCCGCGTGCGCGCCGCGCCCATCGAAGAACCGGAGGTCAGCGGCGTCGCCACGGAAGCGCTGATGCGGGCTGTGCTGGCGCTCTTCGAGAAGATCGTTCAGCTCAGCCCCTCCCTGCCCGAGGACGCCTACGTCGCGGCCATGAACGTGGACGACCCCGGCTGGCTGGCGGACCTCATCGCCTCCATGATGGAGTTCGATGTGGAAACCCGCCAGGCCATCCTGGAGGAGATCAACCCGGCGGAACGGCTCCAGCGCCTGAGCATCCTGCTGGCCAAAGAGCTGGATGTGCTGGAGCTGGAGAACGAGATCCAGAGCCAGGTCCAGCAGGAGATGGACCGCTCCCAGCGCGAGTACTTCCTGCGGGAGCAGATGCGCATCATCCAGAACGAGCTGGGCGAGCTGGACAGCCAACAGCAGGAGATCGAGGAACTGCGCGCCAAGCTCGAGGAGAAACAGCTTCCGGAGGAGGTGCGCTCCCGGGCGGAGAAGGAGCTGGAGCGGCTGGCGGCCATGCCGGCGGCCGCCCCGGAGGTCGGCATCATCCGCACCTATCTCGACTGGATCCTGGAGCTCCCCTGGACGGAAGAGACGCCGGACAACATGGACCTGGAGAACGCCGAGCGCATCCTGGAGTCGGAGCACTACGGCTTGACGCGCGCCAAGGAGCGCATCCTGGAGCATATCGCGGTGCGCAAGCTGGCCGGCTCCAAGATGCGCAGTCCCATCCTGTGCTTCGTCGGGCCGCCCGGCACCGGCAAGACCTCCATGGGTCGCTCTATCGCCAAGGCGCTGGGACGCAACTTCGTGCGCGTCTCCGTGGGCGGCATCCGCGATGAGGCGGAAATCCGCGGCCACCGCCGCACCTATATCGGCGCCCTGCCTGGCCGCATTATCCAGACCATGCGGCGCGCCAAGAGCATCAACCCGCTCTTCATGCTGGACGAGATCGACAAGCTCGGGACCGACTTCCGCGGCGATCCGGCGGCGGCCCTGCTCGAGGTGCTGGACCCCGAGCAGAACTATGCCTTCTCGGACCACTACCTGGAGGTGCCGTACGACCTGTCCAAGGTCTTCTTCATCACGACGGCCAACACGCTGTACACCATCCCGCCGGCGCTCCAGGACCGCATGGAGGTCATCGAGTTCCCGGGCTATGTGGAGGAGGAGAAGCTGGAGATCGCCCGGCACTTCCTCATCCCGCGGCAGATTGAGCTTCACGGCCTGAACGGGCATCCGGTGCAGTTCTCGGACTCGACCCTGCGCTCCATCATCCGGGAGTACACGTATGAGGCCGGCGTGCGCAACCTGGAACGCGAGATCGCACAAATCTGCCGCAAGCTGGCGCGGCGCGTGGCCCAGGGCGAGCCGGCACCGCACCGCATCACCGTCAAGTCCCTGCCCCAGTTCCTCGGCCCGCCGGAATTCACCTCCAGCAGGATCGAGGAGGAGGACCAGGTCGGGCTGGCGACCGGCATTGCCTGGACAGAGGCCGGCGGCGATATCATGCCCATCGAAGTGCTCATCATGGAAGGCAAGGGCAATCTCCTGCTGACCGGCCAGTTGGGCAGCGCCTCATCGTGGAGAAAATCACCTACCGCTTCCACGGCCCGCGCCGGGGTGATATCGTGGTGCTGA